A genome region from Baekduia alba includes the following:
- a CDS encoding NHL repeat-containing protein — MLLALGAAGAAGAATWSPSAVGEAPLGGGVFRFPQAVAVSPGGQTVFVGDQSSSVVQAFGPDGAVKFSVGFQSTRREAGRIGIVGGVATDRSGHVYVLDAQNERVQAFDASDGHYLAQFGDASVFDLLSGDPATIGGGRSASGLAVVQGPGQPPVVYVADQGNERVERFVLDPTTLTPTGAPALSPAGVDLSAPQGIALDPGGTRVYVADDDHHRVVVLRADTLEQVGTIGSEGAGPGQMQNPYDVAVDGHDPNRLFVADNLNNRVDVFDATSFGFLGTLGAQGYGPGTGNMAIVRSVGALTDTPGGGVDVADTANDRIQAFDVNNGIRAIWGTSGRGPGYFTRPEGVAFAPDGGIAVADSFDERIGLFAADGTWTGLRGQVSASTGFATEGSNPGQYNLPHDAAYDGAGNLWVADTGNNRVQELGPDGAVKAIVAVGRPLGIAAAPGGGAFVAGSRDGVVVRIEADGTTTSTVRSGLAHPAAVAVAPDGTPFVADDVSVRNVVDNALVAASGGGTAWDRPSGLGFGPDGALYVAEQRPGTATGARVVVSASAAGASWATLADEGNGAAQVIDPGGLAVSADGGTVLVADTGNDRVLRLDAAGHAPPPRGELSVAVSGIDRGTVVSDLPGIACVSDCAQHFGVGRTVTLTARPRPGSVLSVWTGACSGSAATCTVTMSGDQHVGVIFAAPPPVVAPPAAPVPAPKPRAAAVVLTSVRLSTHALRPARKANRRRHVRARKATRATGTVRVTRPATLSVRVQVGRPGRRAGSSCVAITKANRRRAKCTRYVTTARAKSLKPGAKTVRFAVTSSFGASRTLPVGSYRLSVAALDADGNRSGPRTVSFKVVR; from the coding sequence TTGCTGCTCGCGCTGGGGGCCGCCGGCGCCGCCGGCGCGGCGACGTGGTCGCCCTCGGCGGTCGGGGAGGCGCCGCTCGGCGGCGGCGTCTTCCGCTTCCCGCAGGCGGTCGCGGTCAGCCCGGGCGGCCAGACGGTCTTCGTGGGCGACCAGAGCTCCAGCGTCGTGCAGGCCTTCGGCCCCGACGGCGCGGTCAAGTTCTCGGTCGGCTTCCAGTCGACGCGGCGCGAGGCCGGGCGGATCGGGATCGTCGGCGGCGTGGCGACCGACCGGTCCGGCCACGTGTACGTGCTCGACGCGCAGAACGAGCGCGTCCAGGCCTTCGACGCATCCGACGGGCACTACCTGGCGCAGTTCGGCGACGCCTCGGTGTTCGACCTGCTCTCCGGCGACCCGGCGACGATCGGCGGCGGCCGCAGCGCGTCGGGTCTCGCGGTCGTCCAGGGTCCCGGCCAGCCGCCGGTCGTCTACGTCGCCGATCAGGGCAACGAGCGCGTGGAGCGCTTCGTGCTGGATCCGACGACGCTGACGCCGACGGGCGCGCCGGCGCTGAGCCCGGCCGGCGTCGACCTCTCGGCGCCGCAGGGGATCGCGCTGGACCCGGGCGGTACGCGGGTCTACGTCGCCGACGACGACCACCACCGCGTCGTCGTCCTGCGGGCCGACACGCTGGAGCAGGTCGGGACGATCGGGTCGGAGGGCGCCGGGCCGGGACAGATGCAGAACCCCTACGACGTCGCGGTCGACGGCCACGACCCCAACCGCCTGTTCGTGGCCGACAACCTCAACAACCGCGTGGACGTCTTCGACGCGACGTCGTTCGGCTTCCTCGGGACGCTGGGCGCCCAGGGCTACGGCCCGGGCACGGGCAACATGGCGATCGTGCGCTCGGTGGGCGCGCTCACCGACACGCCCGGCGGCGGCGTGGACGTGGCCGACACGGCCAACGACCGGATCCAGGCGTTCGACGTCAACAACGGCATTCGCGCGATCTGGGGCACGTCCGGGCGCGGGCCGGGGTACTTCACGCGGCCCGAGGGCGTGGCCTTCGCGCCCGACGGCGGGATCGCGGTGGCCGACTCGTTCGACGAGCGGATCGGGCTGTTCGCCGCCGACGGCACGTGGACCGGGCTGCGCGGGCAGGTCAGCGCCTCGACGGGCTTCGCGACCGAGGGCAGCAACCCCGGCCAGTACAACCTGCCCCACGACGCGGCCTACGACGGCGCCGGGAACCTGTGGGTCGCCGACACGGGCAACAACCGCGTGCAGGAGCTCGGCCCCGACGGGGCCGTGAAGGCGATCGTCGCGGTGGGGCGCCCGCTGGGGATCGCGGCGGCGCCGGGCGGCGGCGCGTTCGTCGCCGGGTCGCGCGACGGCGTGGTCGTCAGGATCGAGGCCGACGGGACCACGACGAGCACCGTCCGGTCCGGCCTGGCCCATCCGGCCGCGGTGGCCGTCGCGCCGGACGGGACGCCCTTCGTCGCCGACGACGTCAGCGTTCGCAATGTGGTGGACAACGCGTTGGTGGCCGCATCGGGCGGCGGGACGGCGTGGGATCGCCCGTCGGGGCTGGGCTTCGGTCCGGACGGCGCGCTGTACGTCGCCGAGCAGCGGCCGGGCACGGCGACGGGTGCGCGCGTGGTGGTCAGCGCCAGCGCGGCGGGCGCGTCCTGGGCGACGTTGGCCGACGAGGGCAACGGCGCCGCGCAGGTCATCGACCCCGGTGGCCTGGCGGTGAGCGCCGACGGCGGGACGGTCCTGGTGGCCGACACCGGCAACGACCGGGTCCTGCGCCTCGACGCCGCGGGCCACGCGCCGCCGCCGCGCGGCGAGCTGTCGGTCGCCGTGAGCGGGATCGACCGCGGCACCGTCGTGAGCGACCTGCCGGGCATCGCCTGCGTCAGCGACTGCGCGCAGCACTTCGGCGTTGGGCGGACGGTGACGCTGACCGCGCGCCCGCGGCCTGGCTCGGTCCTGTCGGTGTGGACGGGCGCGTGCTCGGGCAGCGCGGCGACGTGCACGGTCACGATGAGCGGCGACCAGCACGTAGGGGTGATCTTCGCGGCGCCGCCGCCGGTGGTCGCGCCGCCGGCCGCGCCCGTTCCCGCACCCAAGCCGCGCGCGGCGGCCGTCGTCCTGACGTCGGTGCGGCTGAGCACGCACGCGCTGCGCCCGGCGCGCAAGGCCAACCGCCGCCGGCACGTGCGCGCCCGCAAGGCCACCCGCGCCACCGGAACCGTCCGCGTCACGCGCCCGGCGACGCTCAGCGTGCGGGTGCAGGTCGGCCGCCCGGGCCGGCGCGCCGGCTCCTCGTGCGTCGCGATCACGAAGGCCAACCGGCGCCGGGCCAAGTGCACGCGCTACGTCACGACGGCGCGGGCGAAGTCGCTGAAGCCGGGCGCGAAGACCGTGCGCTTCGCCGTGACCTCGTCGTTCGGCGCGTCGCGGACGCTGCCGGTCGGCAGCTACCGCCTGAGCGTCGCGGCGCTCGACGCCGACGGCAACCGCTCGGGCCCGCGCACGGTGAGCTTCAAGGTGGTGCGCTAG
- a CDS encoding winged helix DNA-binding domain-containing protein, producing MTVLSRRALNRALLARQLLLGRAEHVTAEEAVERLAGVQAQAPRAPYVGLWSRLARWEPTELEALLVERTVVRTWLMRATVHLVSARDAQAWAPVFADVRRRRFAASPFAKRLAGLDLEAVADALHAVLAETPLTRTELAQAMGARFPGADVEALGYVAAFRGFVVQPPPRGLWERGGPARLVPMAQWLAAGGEAATPAEVVRRYLGAFGPATLADVATWSGLAGCAEIVDPLRADLVTFTDERGRELLDLPDAPRPDPKTPAPPRFLPEYDNVLLSHADRARVIDVERRVPLPPGNGGARGTLLVDGFWRAEWALQAPGTLRVAPFAPWAKRHDAAVMREGAALLALIAPDAQDHHVAIAPVA from the coding sequence ATGACGGTGCTGAGCCGGCGGGCCCTGAACCGCGCGCTGCTTGCGCGGCAGCTGCTGCTGGGGCGCGCGGAGCACGTGACGGCGGAGGAGGCCGTCGAGCGCCTCGCGGGCGTGCAGGCCCAGGCGCCGCGGGCGCCCTACGTCGGGTTGTGGTCGCGGCTCGCGCGCTGGGAGCCGACCGAGTTGGAGGCCTTGCTCGTGGAGCGCACGGTGGTCCGCACCTGGCTGATGCGCGCGACCGTCCACCTCGTCTCCGCCCGCGACGCGCAGGCCTGGGCGCCGGTGTTCGCCGACGTCCGCCGCCGGCGCTTCGCGGCGAGCCCGTTCGCCAAGCGCCTGGCCGGCCTGGACCTGGAAGCGGTCGCCGACGCGCTGCACGCGGTGCTGGCCGAGACGCCCCTCACCCGCACCGAGCTGGCGCAGGCGATGGGCGCGCGCTTCCCCGGCGCCGACGTCGAGGCCCTCGGCTACGTCGCCGCCTTCCGCGGGTTCGTCGTCCAGCCCCCGCCGCGCGGGCTGTGGGAACGGGGCGGGCCGGCGCGGCTCGTCCCGATGGCGCAGTGGCTGGCCGCCGGCGGCGAGGCCGCCACGCCCGCCGAGGTCGTCCGTCGCTACCTCGGCGCCTTCGGCCCGGCCACGCTCGCCGACGTCGCGACGTGGTCCGGGCTCGCCGGCTGCGCGGAGATCGTCGACCCGCTGCGCGCCGACCTCGTCACCTTCACCGACGAGCGCGGACGGGAGCTGCTCGACCTGCCCGATGCGCCGCGGCCGGACCCCAAGACGCCGGCGCCGCCGCGGTTCCTGCCCGAGTACGACAACGTCCTGCTCTCGCACGCCGACCGCGCCCGCGTCATCGACGTCGAGCGGCGGGTCCCGCTGCCGCCGGGCAACGGCGGCGCGCGCGGCACGCTGCTCGTCGACGGCTTCTGGCGGGCCGAGTGGGCGCTGCAGGCGCCCGGCACGCTGCGCGTCGCGCCGTTCGCCCCATGGGCCAAGCGTCACGACGCGGCGGTGATGCGCGAAGGTGCGGCGCTGCTCGCCCTGATCGCACCCGACGCCCAAGACCACCATGTCGCCATCGCTCCCGTCGCTTGA
- a CDS encoding winged helix DNA-binding domain-containing protein translates to MSPSLPSLDRRALNRALLARQWLLEPRTATALEAIEHLVGLQAQDVKAPYFQLVPRLAAYDPSELSSLLESRAAVRIVLMRGTIHLVSARDAHALRPLVQPVITRATDGNHAVSADRAQLTRAGRQLVEAQPRTFAQLAELLGPRFPDDDPPALAQQIRARVPLVQVPPRGLWGRSGAPAHTSLEAWTDHHDAATVDDLVGRYLGAFGPATVQDMQKWSGLTRLAEAFARLRGDLVVFTDAETGKRELFDLPDAPRPAGADADPRLDPILVGPFDNLILSHADASRVLPQEHRTKVMTQNGLIAGLVLIDGVVAGNWRIKATKKLAALTIARFTTKPYTKRDTAQIVARAERLLALAAPDATRDVVFTPPG, encoded by the coding sequence ATGTCGCCATCGCTCCCGTCGCTTGACCGCCGCGCGCTGAACCGCGCGCTGCTCGCCCGCCAATGGCTCCTGGAGCCCCGGACCGCGACGGCGCTCGAGGCGATCGAGCACCTCGTCGGGCTCCAGGCCCAGGACGTCAAGGCACCGTACTTCCAGCTCGTCCCGCGTCTGGCCGCCTACGATCCCAGCGAGTTGTCGTCGTTGCTCGAGTCGCGCGCCGCGGTCCGGATCGTGCTGATGCGCGGCACGATCCACCTCGTCTCCGCCCGCGACGCGCACGCGCTGCGGCCGCTCGTCCAGCCCGTGATCACGCGCGCCACGGACGGCAACCACGCGGTGTCCGCCGACCGTGCGCAGCTCACGCGCGCTGGCCGGCAGCTCGTCGAGGCGCAGCCGCGCACGTTCGCCCAGCTCGCCGAGCTGCTCGGCCCGCGCTTCCCCGACGACGACCCGCCGGCGCTCGCGCAGCAGATCCGCGCCCGCGTCCCGCTCGTCCAGGTCCCACCGCGCGGCCTCTGGGGCCGTTCGGGCGCGCCCGCGCACACGTCGCTGGAGGCCTGGACCGACCACCACGACGCCGCCACCGTCGACGACCTCGTCGGCCGCTACCTCGGCGCCTTCGGCCCGGCGACCGTCCAGGACATGCAGAAGTGGTCCGGCCTGACCCGGCTGGCCGAGGCCTTCGCGCGGCTCCGCGGCGACCTGGTGGTCTTCACCGACGCCGAGACCGGCAAGCGCGAGCTCTTCGACCTGCCCGACGCCCCGCGCCCGGCCGGCGCCGACGCCGATCCCCGGCTCGACCCGATCCTCGTAGGGCCGTTCGACAACCTCATCCTGTCCCACGCCGACGCGAGCCGCGTCCTGCCCCAGGAGCACCGCACCAAGGTCATGACCCAGAACGGGCTGATCGCGGGCCTGGTCCTGATCGACGGCGTCGTCGCCGGCAACTGGCGGATCAAGGCCACCAAGAAGCTGGCGGCGCTGACGATCGCCCGCTTCACCACCAAGCCCTACACCAAGCGCGACACCGCGCAGATCGTCGCGCGGGCCGAGCGGCTCCTCGCCCTCGCGGCGCCCGACGCCACTCGCGACGTCGTGTTCACGCCGCCCGGCTGA
- a CDS encoding cytochrome P450, whose amino-acid sequence MGEAPPSPAGPIDGAEAAALPLPPMIQLPRALQVLRFNQRQIDFVFGGRRRHGEVFRMRGIVPGDPVITSHPDHVQSLFTAKPDQAPSLTGESPLRPIVGPNSVLTAIGPRHMRQRKLLLPPFHGEAIERYEQMISDAAEREIATWPVGEPIALAPRMQAITLDVIMAGIFGIDGELKRGTPEHGLRRAIKGLVQASTWKTAQLAELMNIGREEPVGITKAGLELLDRPTYAVIAARRAAADVEERQDILSLLLRARTEDGEALTDHELRDELLTLVLAGHETTANSLAWTWERLVRTPAAYERLRDAVRGGDAELSATVVEQTITEAMRSRPVIPIIGRRVKVPWRLGEYAVPADTPVTMSILLIHHREDVYPDPFAFRPERWEGHKPGTYTWIPFGGGIRRCLGAALAMAEQRVVLEAMARRLDLAADVPEPERAVHRNVTMIPARGARVVVLSRAA is encoded by the coding sequence ATGGGTGAGGCGCCACCGTCGCCCGCCGGCCCGATCGACGGCGCCGAGGCCGCGGCGCTGCCGCTCCCGCCGATGATCCAGCTGCCGCGCGCTCTCCAGGTGCTGCGGTTCAACCAGCGCCAGATCGACTTCGTCTTCGGCGGCCGGCGCCGCCACGGCGAGGTCTTCCGGATGCGCGGGATCGTCCCGGGCGATCCGGTGATCACCTCGCACCCGGACCACGTCCAGTCGCTCTTCACGGCCAAGCCCGATCAGGCGCCGTCGCTGACCGGCGAGTCGCCGCTGCGTCCGATCGTCGGGCCCAACTCGGTGCTGACCGCGATCGGCCCGCGCCACATGCGCCAGCGCAAGCTGCTGCTGCCGCCGTTCCACGGCGAGGCGATCGAGCGCTACGAGCAGATGATCAGCGACGCCGCCGAGCGCGAGATCGCGACGTGGCCCGTCGGCGAGCCGATCGCGCTGGCCCCGCGCATGCAGGCGATCACGCTCGACGTGATCATGGCCGGGATCTTCGGGATCGACGGCGAGCTCAAGCGCGGGACGCCCGAGCACGGGCTGCGCCGGGCGATCAAGGGCCTGGTCCAGGCATCGACGTGGAAGACCGCGCAGCTCGCCGAGCTGATGAACATCGGTCGCGAGGAGCCGGTCGGGATCACCAAGGCGGGCCTCGAGCTGCTGGACCGCCCGACCTACGCGGTGATCGCGGCGCGCCGGGCGGCCGCCGACGTCGAGGAGCGCCAGGACATCCTGTCGCTGCTGCTGCGGGCGCGGACCGAGGACGGCGAGGCGCTGACCGACCACGAGCTGCGCGACGAGCTGCTGACGCTCGTGCTCGCCGGCCACGAGACGACCGCCAACTCGCTGGCGTGGACGTGGGAGCGGCTGGTCCGGACACCGGCGGCCTACGAGCGCCTGCGCGACGCGGTCCGCGGCGGCGACGCCGAGCTCTCGGCCACGGTCGTCGAGCAGACGATCACCGAGGCGATGCGCTCGCGGCCGGTCATCCCGATCATCGGCCGGCGCGTGAAGGTGCCGTGGCGCCTGGGCGAGTACGCCGTCCCGGCCGACACGCCGGTGACGATGAGCATCCTGCTGATCCACCACCGCGAGGACGTCTACCCGGACCCGTTCGCGTTCCGGCCCGAGCGCTGGGAGGGCCACAAGCCCGGCACCTACACGTGGATCCCGTTCGGCGGCGGCATCCGGCGCTGCCTCGGCGCGGCGCTGGCGATGGCCGAGCAGCGCGTCGTGCTGGAGGCGATGGCGCGGCGGCTCGACCTGGCGGCCGACGTCCCGGAGCCCGAGCGCGCCGTCCATCGCAACGTGACGATGATCCCGGCGCGCGGCGCGCGCGTCGTGGTGCTCAGCCGGGCGGCGTGA
- a CDS encoding winged helix-turn-helix domain-containing protein, which produces MPARSPSRRRATLSAAEARRVALAAQGFAEPRALDRPVDARALRARVIDRVGLIQIDSVNVLQRAHYLPAFSRLGAYDVAALDKLAHYAPRRLFEYWGHEASLIPVELHPHLRWRMRRAHDDAWGGMRRIAQDRPELVAAVLDDIRARGPLTAAQLGHLDEPRGKKGPWWDWSDVKRALEFLFWSGEITSARRRRFERLYDVPERVLPAAVVNAPTPSDEEAQRELLRVAARSLGVATEPDLRDYFRLPAADAKLRVPELVEAGELLAVEVEGWGRGPAYLAPGARVPRRVDARALVGPFDSLIWERPRVERVFGFRYRIEIYVPKEQRVHGYYVLPLLLGDRLVARVDLKSDRAASALLVQAAHAEPEAPEETAEVLAQQLRAMAAWLGLDDVTVVGPGDLAPALAGALR; this is translated from the coding sequence ATGCCCGCCCGCTCCCCATCCCGCCGTCGCGCGACGCTCTCGGCTGCCGAGGCGCGTCGGGTCGCGCTTGCTGCCCAGGGCTTCGCCGAGCCGCGTGCGCTCGACCGTCCCGTCGATGCGCGCGCGTTGCGTGCGCGGGTGATCGATCGCGTCGGCCTGATCCAGATCGACTCCGTCAACGTGCTGCAGCGCGCGCACTACCTGCCGGCGTTCAGCCGGCTCGGGGCCTACGACGTCGCCGCCCTGGACAAGCTCGCGCACTACGCGCCGCGCCGGCTGTTCGAGTACTGGGGGCACGAGGCGTCGCTGATCCCGGTCGAGCTGCACCCGCACCTGCGCTGGCGGATGCGCCGCGCGCACGACGACGCGTGGGGCGGCATGCGGCGGATCGCGCAGGACCGGCCGGAGCTCGTCGCCGCCGTCCTCGACGACATCCGTGCGCGCGGGCCGCTGACCGCCGCCCAGCTCGGGCACCTCGACGAGCCGCGCGGCAAGAAAGGCCCGTGGTGGGACTGGTCCGACGTCAAGCGCGCGCTGGAGTTCCTGTTCTGGTCGGGTGAGATCACGAGCGCGCGGCGGCGCCGGTTCGAGCGGCTCTACGACGTGCCCGAGCGCGTGCTGCCGGCCGCGGTCGTCAACGCGCCGACGCCGAGCGACGAGGAGGCCCAGCGCGAGCTGCTGCGCGTCGCCGCCCGGTCGCTGGGCGTCGCGACCGAGCCCGACCTGCGCGACTACTTCCGGCTGCCGGCGGCCGACGCGAAGCTGCGCGTGCCCGAGCTGGTGGAGGCCGGCGAGCTGCTGGCGGTCGAGGTCGAGGGCTGGGGGCGCGGGCCGGCGTACCTCGCGCCGGGCGCGCGGGTGCCGCGGCGCGTCGACGCGCGGGCCCTGGTCGGGCCGTTCGACTCGCTGATCTGGGAGCGGCCGCGGGTCGAGCGCGTCTTCGGCTTCCGCTACCGGATCGAGATCTACGTGCCCAAGGAGCAGCGCGTGCACGGCTACTACGTGCTGCCGCTGCTGCTCGGCGACCGGCTGGTCGCGCGCGTCGACCTCAAGTCCGACCGCGCGGCCAGCGCGCTGCTCGTCCAGGCCGCGCACGCCGAACCCGAGGCGCCGGAGGAGACGGCGGAAGTCCTGGCGCAGCAGCTGCGGGCGATGGCCGCGTGGCTGGGGCTCGACGACGTGACGGTCGTCGGGCCGGGCGACCTGGCGCCGGCGCTGGCCGGCGCGCTGCGGTGA
- a CDS encoding GNAT family N-acetyltransferase, whose protein sequence is MTARERLTLRPLAPADAPELLRILATPEVARWWDAPDPGFPLTDDPESVRFTILVDGAVAGLVQFWEEDEPKYRHANIDVYLDPAHHGQGLGTEAVRRIAALLVGDRGHHRITIDPAAANARAIKAYTKVGFRPVGVMRAYERATGGEGWHDGLLMELLAGDLTP, encoded by the coding sequence GTGACGGCGCGCGAGCGCCTCACGCTCCGGCCGCTCGCACCGGCCGACGCGCCGGAGCTGCTCCGGATCCTCGCGACGCCGGAGGTGGCGCGCTGGTGGGACGCGCCCGACCCGGGCTTCCCGCTGACCGACGACCCGGAGTCGGTCCGCTTCACGATCCTCGTCGACGGCGCGGTCGCCGGCCTCGTCCAGTTCTGGGAGGAGGACGAGCCGAAGTACCGGCACGCGAACATCGACGTCTACCTCGACCCCGCCCACCACGGCCAGGGCCTCGGGACCGAGGCCGTGCGACGGATCGCGGCGCTCCTGGTCGGCGACCGCGGCCACCACCGGATCACCATCGATCCGGCGGCGGCGAACGCCCGGGCGATCAAGGCCTACACCAAGGTCGGCTTCCGCCCGGTCGGCGTGATGCGCGCCTACGAGCGCGCCACCGGCGGCGAGGGCTGGCACGACGGGCTGCTCATGGAGCTGCTCGCCGGCGACCTCACCCCTTGA
- a CDS encoding TIGR03560 family F420-dependent LLM class oxidoreductase, with the protein MRVALMIEGQEDVTWEDWVALAEACEASGIEALFRSDHYLSVGGHPERGALDAWGTINALAARTTTLRLGTMVSPSSFRHPSVLGKLATTADHVSGGRIELGLGTGWSEVEHTAYGFPFLSMRERMDVLEEQLAIIHDGHWGDDDNYSFAGAHYTLRDLSAYPKPVQAPHPPLILGGAAGPRAARLAARYADEYNTVMPTLEEAVERKARIDAACAAAGRDPIPFSMMGPLPGPVGDATIATLKGFAQAGVARVFVQHLEHRDLATVTRIGQELVPPLAQA; encoded by the coding sequence ATGCGCGTCGCGCTGATGATCGAGGGCCAGGAGGACGTCACCTGGGAGGACTGGGTGGCGCTGGCCGAGGCGTGCGAGGCCAGTGGGATCGAGGCGCTGTTCCGCTCCGACCACTACCTGTCGGTCGGCGGCCACCCCGAGCGCGGTGCGCTCGACGCGTGGGGCACGATCAACGCGCTCGCCGCGCGCACGACGACGCTGCGGCTCGGCACGATGGTGTCCCCTTCGAGCTTCCGCCACCCGTCGGTCCTCGGCAAGCTCGCCACGACCGCCGACCACGTCTCCGGCGGCCGGATCGAGCTCGGCCTCGGCACCGGCTGGTCGGAGGTCGAGCACACGGCCTACGGCTTCCCGTTCCTGTCGATGCGCGAGCGCATGGACGTCCTGGAGGAGCAGCTCGCGATCATCCACGACGGCCACTGGGGCGACGACGACAACTACTCGTTCGCCGGCGCGCACTACACGCTGCGCGACCTGTCCGCCTACCCCAAGCCCGTCCAGGCGCCCCACCCGCCGCTGATCCTCGGCGGCGCCGCGGGCCCGCGCGCGGCGCGCCTCGCCGCCCGCTACGCCGACGAGTACAACACCGTGATGCCCACGCTCGAGGAGGCCGTCGAGCGCAAGGCCCGGATCGACGCCGCCTGCGCCGCCGCCGGCCGCGACCCGATCCCGTTCTCGATGATGGGTCCGCTGCCCGGGCCGGTCGGCGACGCGACGATCGCCACGCTGAAGGGCTTCGCCCAGGCCGGCGTCGCGCGCGTCTTCGTCCAGCACCTGGAGCACCGCGACCTCGCGACCGTGACGCGCATCGGACAGGAGCTTGTCCCGCCGCTGGCCCAGGCGTAG
- a CDS encoding XdhC family protein — translation MRELLDALGRWEARGLQVATATVVDTQRSAPQPPGAKLALNADGDVAGAVSGGCVESAVVEVAADVLAGGPPRLLHYGIADAEAWDVGLPCGGELDIWVQRHDAAGHGGAFARRIRDGERVALVTAVDGQVPQPGATLLVGADAHADGTLGDPDLDAAALDLAAAALWTERRGLHDTPHGRVFVDAVAPPPRLLVFGAVDFAAQLAALATVAGWRVFVIDPRSRFATASRFPAAERVVAQWPQEAVPVLGGVDRATAVVVLTHDPKLDDAALGLALRSDAPYIGAMGSRRAQARRRERLRAAGFDDADLARLSAPVGLDLGAVTAEETAVSILAELIAVRHGRDGGRLKDARGRVHQAT, via the coding sequence ATGCGCGAGCTGCTCGACGCCCTTGGCCGTTGGGAGGCGCGAGGCCTCCAGGTCGCCACCGCGACCGTCGTCGACACGCAGCGCTCCGCGCCTCAGCCGCCGGGCGCGAAGCTCGCGCTCAACGCCGACGGCGACGTCGCGGGCGCGGTCTCGGGCGGCTGCGTCGAGAGCGCGGTCGTGGAGGTCGCCGCCGACGTGCTCGCCGGCGGGCCGCCGCGCCTGCTGCATTACGGCATCGCCGACGCCGAGGCGTGGGACGTCGGGCTGCCCTGCGGCGGCGAGCTCGACATCTGGGTCCAGCGCCACGACGCGGCCGGCCACGGCGGGGCGTTCGCCCGCCGGATCCGCGACGGCGAGCGCGTCGCGCTGGTCACCGCCGTCGACGGCCAAGTGCCCCAACCTGGTGCGACGCTGCTCGTCGGCGCCGACGCCCACGCCGACGGCACGCTCGGCGACCCCGACCTCGACGCCGCGGCCCTCGACCTCGCGGCCGCGGCGCTCTGGACCGAGCGCCGCGGCCTGCACGACACGCCGCATGGCCGCGTCTTCGTCGACGCCGTCGCCCCGCCGCCGCGCCTGCTCGTCTTCGGCGCCGTCGACTTCGCCGCGCAGCTCGCGGCGCTGGCCACCGTCGCGGGCTGGCGCGTCTTCGTCATCGACCCGCGGTCGCGCTTCGCCACCGCGAGCCGCTTCCCCGCGGCCGAGCGCGTGGTCGCGCAGTGGCCGCAGGAGGCCGTCCCGGTGCTGGGCGGCGTCGACCGCGCGACCGCGGTCGTCGTGCTGACCCACGACCCCAAGCTCGACGACGCCGCGCTCGGCCTGGCGCTGCGCTCCGACGCGCCGTACATCGGGGCGATGGGCAGCCGCCGCGCGCAGGCCCGCCGCCGGGAGCGCCTGCGCGCCGCCGGCTTTGACGACGCCGACCTCGCCCGCCTCTCCGCGCCGGTCGGCCTCGACCTCGGCGCCGTGACCGCCGAGGAGACCGCGGTCTCGATCCTCGCCGAGCTGATCGCCGTCCGCCACGGCCGCGACGGCGGCCGCCTCAAGGACGCCCGCGGCCGCGTGCACCAGGCGACATGA
- a CDS encoding SRPBCC family protein, which yields MEFENTFLVQAPLDEVWDLLLDVERIAPCMPGAQVLEQTGDDAYKVAVKVRLGPMTMNYKGDVEILDKDVVAHLATMRAKAKEARGQGTASADIRMALREQPGGTEASITTTMQMSGKAAAMGQGVLKDVAASLTDTFAQNLAGMVERGGAAEAAGPAPAAVEAHAPHAAVEADAPHAAEARPAAAPEPPRAVPPASPPPSPAEAAALPVGSLVKAVALGRLRDPKTLGVLALVLALGAFLLGRKRS from the coding sequence ATGGAGTTCGAGAACACGTTCCTGGTCCAGGCCCCGCTCGACGAGGTCTGGGACCTGCTGCTCGACGTCGAGCGCATCGCGCCGTGCATGCCCGGCGCGCAGGTGCTGGAGCAGACCGGCGACGACGCCTACAAGGTGGCCGTCAAGGTCCGGCTCGGGCCGATGACCATGAACTACAAGGGCGACGTCGAGATCCTCGACAAGGACGTCGTCGCGCACCTGGCGACGATGCGCGCGAAGGCCAAGGAGGCCCGCGGCCAGGGCACCGCCTCCGCCGACATCCGCATGGCCCTGCGCGAGCAGCCCGGTGGGACCGAGGCCTCGATCACGACGACGATGCAGATGTCGGGCAAGGCCGCCGCCATGGGCCAGGGTGTGCTCAAGGACGTCGCCGCCTCGCTGACCGACACGTTCGCGCAGAACCTCGCGGGGATGGTCGAGCGCGGGGGCGCCGCGGAGGCCGCGGGCCCGGCGCCCGCCGCCGTGGAGGCCCACGCGCCGCACGCCGCCGTGGAGGCCGACGCGCCGCACGCCGCGGAGGCTCGGCCGGCCGCCGCCCCCGAGCCCCCGCGCGCCGTTCCTCCGGCGTCTCCGCCGCCTTCGCCGGCCGAGGCCGCGGCGCTGCCCGTCGGCTCCCTCGTCAAGGCCGTCGCCCTCGGTCGCCTGCGCGATCCCAAGACGCTCGGCGTCCTGGCCCTCGTCCTCGCGCTCGGCGCGTTCCTGCTGGGCCGCAAGCGGAGCTGA